Proteins found in one Nitrospirota bacterium genomic segment:
- a CDS encoding ribulose-phosphate 3-epimerase, whose translation MKKIAPSILSADFGRLSEEIKKVEGAGADLIHVDVMDGHFVPNLTIGPPVIEFIRKATTLPLDVHLMIENPERYIDDFVSAGSNILTVHVETCPHLHRTIQQIKEKGILAGVTLNPATPLVSVEEIIGYVDLLLIMSVNPGFGGQSFIPSILAKIKAARKMIDSKGAKVELEVDGGLKVDNVKQISEAGCDIFVAGSAIFKSKDYQKTISAMRQSI comes from the coding sequence CGAAGAAATTAAAAAGGTCGAAGGGGCAGGAGCCGATTTAATTCATGTCGATGTCATGGACGGGCATTTTGTTCCGAATTTAACCATTGGTCCTCCGGTTATTGAATTTATCAGAAAAGCCACCACCCTCCCGCTCGATGTGCATTTAATGATTGAAAACCCGGAACGTTATATTGACGATTTTGTTTCAGCCGGAAGCAATATTTTAACCGTTCACGTTGAAACCTGCCCGCATCTTCACCGCACCATTCAGCAAATTAAAGAAAAAGGGATTTTGGCCGGTGTGACGTTGAATCCCGCGACCCCGCTGGTTTCGGTTGAGGAAATTATCGGTTATGTCGACCTCCTTTTAATCATGTCGGTAAACCCAGGTTTTGGGGGACAAAGTTTTATTCCCTCGATTCTCGCCAAAATTAAGGCGGCGCGGAAGATGATCGACTCAAAAGGGGCCAAAGTGGAATTAGAAGTGGACGGCGGGCTGAAAGTTGACAATGTGAAACAAATATCAGAAGCCGGATGCGATATCTTTGTGGCCGGTTCCGCTATTTTCAAAAGCAAAGATTACCAAAAAACCATTTCCGCCATGCGTCAGTCCATTTAA